From the genome of Epinephelus moara isolate mb chromosome 10, YSFRI_EMoa_1.0, whole genome shotgun sequence, one region includes:
- the LOC126396929 gene encoding trace amine-associated receptor 8a-like, producing the protein MVETLEAADLCISPLNTSCRSMPVTPQAIFIRTLLCCLTLLTVTLNLLVIISISNFRQLHTPTNLILLSLAVSDLFVGLAVMPPAIISLQSCGFLGKITCAFLYLLGFILTSASVGNMVLISVDRYVAICDPLRYSSIITLSRVKICVSLCWLCAVIYNLIILKDHFSQIDLSNSCAQECVVVINYISGPVDLLLTFLGPVTVIIVLYMRVFVVAVSQARIMRSQISTTKSNTVAVKKSEMRAARTLGITLLVFILCLCPYYIHSLAGQDTTGSIALSAQNWLFYCNSMFNPLIYAFFYPWFRKAVKVIVSLQILQEGSREAKIM; encoded by the exons ATGGTGGAGACACTGGAAGCAGCTGACCTCTGTATCTCTCCCCTCAACACCTCCTGCAGGTCAATGCCTGTTACTCCCCAGGCCATATTCATCAGAACACTGCTGTGCTGCCTCACTCTTCTCACTGTGACCCTCAATTTATTGGTTATCATCTCAATCTCCAACTTCAG GCAGCTCCACACCCCCACCAAtctcatcctcctctctctggctgTGTCTGACTTGTTTGTGGGCCTCGCAGTGATGCCACCTGCAATCATCAGCCTGCAGTCCTGTGGGTTTCTGGGTAAAATCACATGTGCTTTTTTGTACCTGTTGGGCTTCATCCTTACCTCTGCTTCTGTTGGGAACATGGTGCTCATATCAGTGGACCGTTATGTGGCTATTTGTGACCCTCTGCGCTATTCCTCCATAATAACACTAAGCAGAGTTAaaatctgtgtgtctctgtgttggtTATGTGCTGTTATCTACAACCTTATAATTCTTAAAGATCACTTTTCACAAATAGATTTGTCTAACTCCTGTGCTCAAGAATGTGTAGTTGTTATAAATTACATTTCAGGGCCAGTAGACTTGCTTCTGACCTTTCTTGGCCCTGTTACTGTGATCATAGTTCTCTATATGAGAGTGTTTGTGGTGGCTGTGTCACAAGCACGAATCATGCGGTCTCAAATTTCAACTACTAAATCAAATACTGTGGCTGTTAAGAAATCTGAGATGAGGGCTGCTAGAACTCTAGGTATTACTCTTCTTGTGTTTATACTTTGTCTCTGTCCATATTACATTCATTCTCTAGCAGGACAGGACACCACAGGTAGTATAGCTTTATCAGCTCAGAATTGGCTGTTCTATTGTAACTCCATGTTTAATCCTCTGATCTATGCCTTTTTCTACCCCTGGTTTAGAAAAGCGGTTAAAGTCATTGTCAGCCTTCAGATACTGCAGGAAGGTTCCCGTGAGGCCAAGATCATGTAG